Genomic DNA from Anthonomus grandis grandis chromosome 5, icAntGran1.3, whole genome shotgun sequence:
gtCAAATGAACACAGTATTAAACCCATCTCCAGATGATGAAGATACGGAAATTTTGATAATAGAAAACTCTGAAACCCATTCCTTAAATAGATTACAAAAGGCTTTATATGAGCTTCAGAAAAATCCAGAGACTTACTTGTGTGATCCAGAGCCACAGATAAGAAAACAATATGAATGCTGGCTAGAGATTTTAGAACCTGATCAACTGTCAGATGATAGAATAGCAAAATTTGTGAACAGTTCAGAAGTTTTAAAGAAACAGTATGCTAAACTGGTGCCAGATATTATGGATCACCAGCTGTTTTGGAAgagatatttgtttaaaaaagctttattggAAGATGAGATAGCTAGACAAGAATTATTGGAAAAGAGAGAACAAAAGGCACCAGAAAAAGAAGAACCTGTGGcggaggaagaagaagaagagtttGTAGAAAGACAAAAACAGGAGAAATTGAAATGGGATAATGGtaaaatagattaaataataaagtcttcgtgattaaaataatttttagactttGCAGCTGACGTTGAATTAACCGAAGAGGAGCAAATAGCATTATTGGAACAGTATGAACATGAGCAGAAGCAAAAATCGCCAAAAAGTTCAGTTAAAAAGGCAGCCATGAACAGTGgagacaaaaaagttaaaggtaagaatatatttatttcaacaaaCTATTAACTGATTTTGATCAAATGTAAAAAGAAGGTGAGTTTGAAGTAATTTAGAAACATGAAAATTAGTCTAGAAAACTATCGATAaagattaaatatattttgtaaataaatttttgctaaTTCAGTATCCCATATGTCGTATGGCTGTTTTTCCAGCAGGTCCATTGATAGAAATCAGCGAGCGAAGTCTCTAACTCGATAGAAAGAAAAATTCtttctattatagaaaaaaagtctaaaCTCTACTCTCAATCTCAACTGGCTTCGGTCGGGAGGATATTAGACCATTAAGCTCCATTGTGCAAGGACCAACGTTTTTAAGAAGTGATAAAGGGAATAGGGTCGGCTTGAAAgtgattctaaataaaacttactaattaaatcaagaatagtattttattagaaaatgttaaactataaaagtccacaaaaaaataacttacttaaaTCACTTGGTTACAACAGATAATTAGGGTTTTATTGTGGTCAAAAGAtcaacggtatatctttgagtgaactataattttttaactacttTTTTCAGGTTTCAAACGATCATTATAAGGTCATATAGTTTATCCACGCTTATTTACGCTTGGGAAATTCCCAGTGATTCTACAGGAGGGaataaaatgggttttattactcttcacaaattttgaaaatactatatatatattatccTTTTATCCTTAATTCAATCGTTTGTTCTTTCTCTTCCATTTctaaggcaaaattaataatatatcttaaatctatattttaaaaaatatatttaaataaaaaaaaagaaaatatattaagctaTTATAAAGACACACTAGGAAAAAGATAAGATAAAATTTAGAAGATCCATCTTAAAATTCGCCGTCATATTAAtacctaaaattacttaaaaaatctataggaaAACTTTTTCCTTATCGGCATCCCTTATGGATATAGGAtgaaaacagaaacaataacaaagcaTACTTATTACTTAAAAGATCGATAATGTCGAATGAAATTTCAGTAATTGACATTGTGGGCTGTGAAAAATCCCTTTAGCTATAAAAATAGGCTAATGATTGTAGATTGGGTAGTATAAGAATGTCTAAAGCCAAACGATGCCGAGTGACATAGGGAAAAGGTTAGCGAGTGCTCATCGCGCAtagaaagatattttctttctatattttttcttgtctatTTCTATGTTTATCGAGTTAGAGAGTACCGCTGTTGGTTCTATACACAGAATACCTTGAATAATATGGATAAGGAAATCTAGGGAGATTATATCTATACTAATTTCAGAAAGCTTTATCTTTGCTTAAATGAAATTTGGCTGATCTCGGTTTAGGTGGATCAATTCTAAATGTCCTAATTATCTTAGTTAAAGTTTTGTGTCACCCTCTGGGGCTTTTAGCCATCTTGGGCCTTTTTTGTTTATCCTTTGTagcaaaaatcatttattaggAGGACGTTTTCTAattaaatatcaatattaaGAAGGTATTTTCCTATGAACAGCCTCTATCTTTG
This window encodes:
- the LOC126736814 gene encoding BSD domain-containing protein 1-A-like isoform X4, producing the protein MAENNTEGSESANSKKENNEGWFNSWLSAAKNKSTEVLEFVKKDLEEFGTAVKNEASSVVSSAGSVMEKTLSLESPDSTVNSVKRSFSTFLGQMNTVLNPSPDDEDTEILIIENSETHSLNRLQKALYELQKNPETYLCDPEPQIRKQYECWLEILEPDQLSDDRIAKFVNSSEVLKKQYAKLVPDIMDHQLFWKRYLFKKALLEDEIARQELLEKREQKAPEKEEPVAEEEEEEFVERQKQEKLKWDNDFAADVELTEEEQIALLEQYEHEQKQKSPKSSVKKAAMNSGDKKVKGVITREPSESIRPGTIQKNNEKKNKSDLTNVDSAVSLNTPSSSSNCSTDDDWEKISDVDK
- the LOC126736814 gene encoding BSD domain-containing protein 1-A-like isoform X5 gives rise to the protein MAENNTEGSESANSKKENNEGWFNSWLSAAKNKSTEVLEFVKKDLEEFGTAVKNEASSVVSSAGSVMEKTLSLESPDSTVNSVKRSFSTFLGQMNTVLNPSPDDEDTEILIIENSETHSLNRLQKALYELQKNPETYLCDPEPQIRKQYECWLEILEPDQLSDDRIAKFVNSSEVLKKQYAKLVPDIMDHQLFWKRYLFKKALLEDEIARQELLEKREQKAPEKEEPVAEEEEEEFVERQKQEKLKWDNADVELTEEEQIALLEQYEHEQKQKSPKSSVKKAAMNSGDKKVKGVITREPSESIRPGTIQKNNEKKNKSDLTNVDSAVSLNTPSSSSNCSTDDDWEKISDVDK